In one Neobacillus sp. WH10 genomic region, the following are encoded:
- a CDS encoding YpfB family protein gives MKRVEGLLIKVVIIQFVFLFLSQLFFHQIDIFPQIKQLTRYEGVNENTFTEILQTFQGGEK, from the coding sequence ATGAAGAGGGTAGAAGGTCTTCTCATTAAAGTCGTGATCATACAGTTTGTGTTTCTTTTCTTATCCCAATTATTTTTTCATCAAATAGATATCTTCCCGCAAATAAAACAACTGACAAGATACGAAGGGGTAAATGAAAATACCTTTACTGAAATTCTCCAAACCTTTCAAGGGGGAGAAAAATAA
- the cmk gene encoding (d)CMP kinase — protein sequence MEKKLSIAIDGPAAAGKSTVAKIVAEKLSYVYIDTGAMYRALTYKAIVNHLNLEEEALLFDMLLSTDIKLLPSDKGQLVYLDNKDVTQEIRTSDVTNNVSIVSIHQKVREEMVRRQQDFATKGGVVMDGRDIGTHVLPGAEVKVFLLASVEERAERRHIENLQKGFPSDLEKLKEEISRRDKIDSEREVAPLKKADDAIEIDTTSLTIPKVVEKIMALVHERIG from the coding sequence ATGGAAAAGAAATTATCAATCGCTATTGACGGGCCTGCTGCAGCCGGAAAGAGTACAGTGGCAAAAATTGTGGCAGAAAAACTTTCTTATGTGTATATCGATACTGGTGCGATGTACCGGGCTTTGACATATAAAGCAATCGTAAACCATCTTAATTTAGAAGAAGAAGCGCTTCTTTTTGACATGCTATTATCTACTGATATTAAACTTCTGCCTTCAGATAAAGGTCAATTAGTCTACCTTGACAATAAAGATGTCACTCAAGAGATTCGTACTTCAGATGTAACTAATAATGTTTCTATTGTTTCTATCCATCAAAAGGTTCGTGAAGAAATGGTTAGAAGACAGCAAGATTTTGCCACAAAAGGTGGTGTAGTGATGGACGGACGGGATATCGGAACACATGTATTGCCCGGTGCAGAAGTAAAGGTATTTTTACTTGCCAGTGTTGAGGAAAGAGCTGAAAGGCGCCATATTGAAAACTTACAAAAAGGATTCCCTTCCGATTTAGAAAAATTAAAAGAAGAAATTTCACGGAGAGATAAAATAGACTCAGAGAGAGAAGTTGCTCCATTGAAAAAAGCCGATGATGCAATTGAAATCGATACAACCTCTTTGACCATTCCTAAAGTTGTAGAAAAAATAATGGCTCTGGTGCACGAAAGGATTGGATAA